Below is a genomic region from Eupeodes corollae chromosome 1, idEupCoro1.1, whole genome shotgun sequence.
ACAtgcaatttaaatatattattttatggtgaaaataaatgtcatgtCATATCTACTTTAAGGAGGTTGATAATGGCAAACGTAGGTTATATGTACATCTTTAGAACACAATGCgccttaccaataattattGACTAAACAAGCGTTTAGATAAACTCCACGTTAAACTTTAGAGAcgagtttatttgtgtgttaaccaataaccaaattaaacacgtctttaactaaactgtgctctattacattatctactaCATTTGTTGCCAAACAGACAGCTGCTGtcgaaatgacatttgttttatttatgaaatgtcagcataaaagtttttaagtgaAACTATTAAAAGTACCTACAAATTAATTATGAGTTCCGACGATGCAAATATTATTAatgatatcaatattttgaaggaGGTGTCACAATCCCGAAGAAGGAAAATTTACAGAAAAAGGATAGATCCATTCGCTGATTATGacgacaaagttttttttcggcACTACAGGTAAGGTTTTTTTGTCCcagtaaaaatcatttttgtaaaataacaatttaaggTTTGATAAGTCCACTGCGAGGTTTATAATTGATCTTGTCCGGTCAGATATTACCCCACTTTCCAACAGAGGTGGGGCAATTTCAACAGATGTTATAGCACTTACAGCAATCAGATATTTGGCTGCAGGTTCATATCAGAAGGACGTCggtaagttaaaataataagaTTATTCTCTCAAATGTACGTAGGTAAATGATCATtgaaacatttaattatttacttcaGGGGACTGCCACAACATTTCACAACAATCAGTGagcaattaattattttaattatcctaacaattttaatattgtctTAGTTACAAGTAAGTCTTAATTTAAGTCCTCTAAGTGGTTCTCAAACTCATTTTCAAATCGAAcaaggatttgaaaaaaaagccaTCTAAAAGTAATTCGTttcgtttaaataattttcgaaaacacgaaaaaattacttttagatggaatttttttcaaatccttgtttgatttgaaaatgagTTTGAGAGCCGCTTAGAGGACTTAAATTAAGACTCAGAACCATTTAAAGCCATCCAATGAAGAAACTATTTTGGAAATTACAGGGTGGTTTATCTGGCTATATTGAGAAATGTCTTAATGTATCCAGACAAACCTCACTGTAACTTCCAAACTACTCACTATATTTCGATGATTGAA
It encodes:
- the LOC129952742 gene encoding uncharacterized protein LOC129952742 — translated: MSSDDANIINDINILKEVSQSRRRKIYRKRIDPFADYDDKVFFRHYRFDKSTARFIIDLVRSDITPLSNRGGAISTDVIALTAIRYLAAGSYQKDVGDCHNISQQSVSN